The genomic region AGATAGCCTCCCGGCGATCGCACCTCCCCCGCCGCGATCGTCACTTCCGCGCCCCCCAATCGCAACTCGCGATCGGGAGCCCCTGCTAAAATTGCAGAATTAACGCCAATCTTGCCCGAATTTTCCCCATACTGCAACCCCACCGGAACGGCGATCGTCAGTACGGACTCACTCCCCTCCGGACGCGCCGAAAACCCCGTTCCATCGTCAAATAACAGGCGTTCGGCACTACTCGCGACCAGAGATCCCCCCAAATTCAAGCGCGCATTCGGTCCGAACTGAATCCCGTTGGGGTTGAGGACAAATAAGTTCGCATTGCCATTCGCCGCCAAAACCCCATCGATATTCGAGATTTGATTTCCCGTAACGCGGGTAATAATATTGGCGATCGCCTCTCCATTATTAAAATAGGCCGTTTCTCCCGCCGAAATTCCAAATCGTTCAAAGCTATGAAATAAATTATTGCCCGCTTGAGTCCCACCAGTAATCGTTTTTAGAGTATCTTCCGTCGTTACGGTAGAATTATTAGGAAGTGTCGCATCCGGAATAATCTGACCGAGAACGACAGAGGGAGAGGCGATCGTACCGACGACAAACAATAAACAAGCCGACTTGGAACGAGTCAGCCAGCCAGAAACAAAGTGGAGACGACGCGGAAGCATCTATACAAGGGGTAGGGGGTTACCGTCAGGCTAGCATAGGTTCGTCGGAATTGTCCCAAACCTTTGACGGGAGGGAAAAAATAGAGAGTTGAGAGTTGAGAGTTGAGAGACTGTTTATAAAATAAACATTAACAGCCCTGTTTGAGAGGAGGCAATCGCCCCAGCATCAAACGACCGATGGCAGCCATCGGTTTACCCAAGATCGGGGGTTTGGTCACCCAACCCCTACAAGATTTTTTATCTTTTCTTCATAAACAGTCTCTTAGATGATGGAGTAAACCCTCGTATCTCCTGCCTTTTCCCCACCCCCTCCTAGAGAAAAAACAAACTTCGGCGTATCCTAAAAACGATATCGAGAGAAAGGATTACGGAGTCATGGCGCGTCTGGCACTGCTGAGTACATCTGATAAAACCGGGTTAGTAGAATTCGCCCGTCACCTCGTTGAGGAGTTCGAGTTCGACCTCATCAGCAGTGGTGGGACGGCAAAAGTCTTGAAAGAAGCGGGATTACCCGTGACCAAAGTTTCCGATTACACCGGATCGCCGGAAATTTTGGGCGGTCGCGTCAAAACCTTGCACCCGCGCATTCACGGCGGTATTTTAGCCCGTCGCGATTTGGCCGAAGATCGGGCGGATTTGGACAATAACGACATTCGCCCCATCGATCTGGTCGTGGTTAATTTATATCCGTTCGAGCAAACGATCGCCAAACCAGGAACGACCCTGGCGGAGGCGATCGAAAATATCGATATCGGCGGACCGACCTTATTGCGCGCCTCGGCGAAAAATTACGCTCATTTAACCGTATTGTCCGATCCGGCGCAATACGAGGCGTATCTCGGCGAATTGCGCGCCAAAAACGGCGAAGTTTCCCTAGAATTCCGGCAAGCGTGCGCCCGCGAGGCATTTTGGCATACGGCGAGTTACGATCGCGCGATCGCCACGTACCTCAGCGAACAACCCCTCGAAAACGTTCCCGAAAGCTTGCCGCAACAGCAACATTTCGGCATTGCCGGATCGTTGATGCAGTCCCTCCGCTACGGCGAAAACCCCCATCAATCCGCCGGATGGTATCAAATCGGCGCGCAACCGACGGGATGGGCCGCCGCCGAGAAATTGCAGGGGAAAGAACTCAGTTATAACAACTTAGTCGATTTAGAAGCTGCCCGCCGCATTATTTGCGAGTTTGTCGGCCCGGAGAATTCCCCCGCCGCCGCCGTGCTCAAACATACCAATCCCTGTGGGGTGGCGATGGGTGAGACCTTGGTAGAAGCCTATCAGAAAGCCTTTGCTGCCGATTCCGTATCCGCTTTTGGCGGAATTGTCGCCTTAAACCGGGCGATCGACGCAGCAACGGCCACGGAATTGACGAAAACCTTCCTCGAATGCGTCGTCGCCCCCGCTTGCGAACCGGAAGCGGCAGAAATTCTCCAGAAAAAGTCCAAAGTCCGGATTTTAACCCTTTCCGATTTAACTACCGGACCGAAACAGACCGTCAAGGCGATCGCGGGCGGATTTTTAGTCCAGGACTCGGACGATGCTGTAGAAAATCCCGACAACTGGGAAGTGGTGACCGAGAAAAAACCCAGTGACGACC from Oxynema aestuarii AP17 harbors:
- the purH gene encoding bifunctional phosphoribosylaminoimidazolecarboxamide formyltransferase/IMP cyclohydrolase, with product MARLALLSTSDKTGLVEFARHLVEEFEFDLISSGGTAKVLKEAGLPVTKVSDYTGSPEILGGRVKTLHPRIHGGILARRDLAEDRADLDNNDIRPIDLVVVNLYPFEQTIAKPGTTLAEAIENIDIGGPTLLRASAKNYAHLTVLSDPAQYEAYLGELRAKNGEVSLEFRQACAREAFWHTASYDRAIATYLSEQPLENVPESLPQQQHFGIAGSLMQSLRYGENPHQSAGWYQIGAQPTGWAAAEKLQGKELSYNNLVDLEAARRIICEFVGPENSPAAAVLKHTNPCGVAMGETLVEAYQKAFAADSVSAFGGIVALNRAIDAATATELTKTFLECVVAPACEPEAAEILQKKSKVRILTLSDLTTGPKQTVKAIAGGFLVQDSDDAVENPDNWEVVTEKKPSDDQLAELLFAWKVVKHVKSNAILVSRDRATLGVGAGQMNRVGAVKIALEEAGDRAQGAVLASDGFFPFDDSVRTAAAAGITAIVQPGGSMRDRDSIAAANELGIVMVLTGMRHFLH